A portion of the Caenorhabditis elegans chromosome III genome contains these proteins:
- the bbs-4 gene encoding BBSome complex member bbs-4 (Confirmed by transcript evidence), producing MEASNQDEIIGTDVIPNEQDNPEEVVPEPTSLDVPPPPPERAPSAPKRVEILDCNSLNGLMYHYFAQGDYIECKSIIGEIQSKYLERNEAAFHVRGLIARNEGELEEAMECFHKAYELSGKNKRYFYETGRCNFLLGRHQIAVEQLTKASEVMKDNPKVWYWLARAIYHFPAEKVQGKTFNPVESARTILMKPDIAKDATLICFLGRLCEELGDTSGAIAAYKSSLKLQPDNTEVMNLLGLIYLRTGQVQEGFVQLGNCLAYDPANSQAILTIGSIMQNHSDHDVALNKYRVAADVSDYNGCLWNNIGIGLLARNKPAASHSALKKAAFINPLNYKISYNLGVLHDIMNLHCSALHYIKLCTELYPQNAKAVGAMAVILSHMNDDKNARLAYKKSIELKKNPSTILNYAIFEYRMKDVTAASNALKLYKDLQASGVKCSANNKETANLLESVLKQPDQSAEQ from the exons ATGGAAGCGAGTAATCAAGATGAAATTATTGGAACTGACGTTATTCCAAATGAACAGGACAATCCAGAA GAAGTAGTACCTGAACCAACATCCCTTGATgttccaccacctccaccagaACGTGCTCCGTCTGCTCCAAAACGAGTGGAAATTCTCGATTGTAACTCATTAAATGGTCTAATGTATCATTATTTTGCCCAAGGCGACTATATTGAGTGCAAATCAATAATTGGAGAAATTCAAAGCAAATATCTTGAAAGAAATGAAGCTGCTTTTCATGTTCGTGGACTAATTGCAAGAAATGAAGGAGAACTTGAAGAAGCGATGGAATGCTTTCATAAAGCTTATGAGCTTTCTGGCAAAAATAAAAG atatttttatgaaactggAAGATGTAATTTCCTACTTGGTCGCCATCAAATTGCTGTTGAACAATTAACAAAAGCAAGTGAAGTAATGAAAGACAATCCAAAAGTTTGGTATTGGCTCGCTCGAGCAATTTATCATTTTCCTGCTGAAAAGGTGCAAGGGAAAACGTTCAATCCTGTAGAATCTGCAAGGACAATTCTAATGAA ACCTGATATAGCCAAGGATGCCACGTTAATTTGCTTTCTGGGTCGACTTTGTGAAGAACTTGGGGACACTTCGGGTGCAATTGCTGCCTATAAATCATCATTAAAATTACAACCAGATAATACAGAAGTCATGAATCTACTTGGGTTGATTTATCTCAGAACTGGACAAGTACAAGAAGGATTTGTTcaacttggaaattgtttggCTTATGATCCAGCCAATAGTCAG gCTATTCTAACAATTGGATCCATAATGCAAAATCACTCTGATCATGACGTTGCTTTGAATAAATATCG tgttgcGGCAGATGTGAGTGACTATAACGGTTGCCTCTGGAACAACATTGGTATCGGTCTTCTGGCCAGAAATAAACCAGCTGCTTCTCATTCTGCTTTGAAAAAAGCCGCTTTTATCAATCCCTTAAACTATAA GATCAGTTATAATTTGGGAGTTCTTCATGATATCATGAATCTACATTGCTCGGCACTTCATTATATAAAATTGTGCACAGAGCTCTATCCACAAAACGCGAAAGCTGTCGGTGCGATGGCAGTGATTCTATCACATATGAATGATGATAAGAATGCACGATTGGcatacaaaaaatcaattgaactAAAGAAAAATCCATCAACG ATCTTAAACTACGCGATCTTCGAATATCGTATGAAAGACGTCACTGCAGCATCAAATGCATTGAAACTATATAAAGATCTTCAAGCATCTGGGGTCAAGTGTAGCGCG AACAATAAGGAAACTGCAAATCTTTTGGAAAGTGTGTTGAAGCAGCCTGATCAATCTGCGGAACAATAA
- the bbs-4 gene encoding BBSome complex member bbs-4 (Confirmed by transcript evidence) encodes MKDNPKVWYWLARAIYHFPAEKVQGKTFNPVESARTILMKPDIAKDATLICFLGRLCEELGDTSGAIAAYKSSLKLQPDNTEVMNLLGLIYLRTGQVQEGFVQLGNCLAYDPANSQAILTIGSIMQNHSDHDVALNKYRVAADVSDYNGCLWNNIGIGLLARNKPAASHSALKKAAFINPLNYKISYNLGVLHDIMNLHCSALHYIKLCTELYPQNAKAVGAMAVILSHMNDDKNARLAYKKSIELKKNPSTILNYAIFEYRMKDVTAASNALKLYKDLQASGVKCSANNKETANLLESVLKQPDQSAEQ; translated from the exons ATGAAAGACAATCCAAAAGTTTGGTATTGGCTCGCTCGAGCAATTTATCATTTTCCTGCTGAAAAGGTGCAAGGGAAAACGTTCAATCCTGTAGAATCTGCAAGGACAATTCTAATGAA ACCTGATATAGCCAAGGATGCCACGTTAATTTGCTTTCTGGGTCGACTTTGTGAAGAACTTGGGGACACTTCGGGTGCAATTGCTGCCTATAAATCATCATTAAAATTACAACCAGATAATACAGAAGTCATGAATCTACTTGGGTTGATTTATCTCAGAACTGGACAAGTACAAGAAGGATTTGTTcaacttggaaattgtttggCTTATGATCCAGCCAATAGTCAG gCTATTCTAACAATTGGATCCATAATGCAAAATCACTCTGATCATGACGTTGCTTTGAATAAATATCG tgttgcGGCAGATGTGAGTGACTATAACGGTTGCCTCTGGAACAACATTGGTATCGGTCTTCTGGCCAGAAATAAACCAGCTGCTTCTCATTCTGCTTTGAAAAAAGCCGCTTTTATCAATCCCTTAAACTATAA GATCAGTTATAATTTGGGAGTTCTTCATGATATCATGAATCTACATTGCTCGGCACTTCATTATATAAAATTGTGCACAGAGCTCTATCCACAAAACGCGAAAGCTGTCGGTGCGATGGCAGTGATTCTATCACATATGAATGATGATAAGAATGCACGATTGGcatacaaaaaatcaattgaactAAAGAAAAATCCATCAACG ATCTTAAACTACGCGATCTTCGAATATCGTATGAAAGACGTCACTGCAGCATCAAATGCATTGAAACTATATAAAGATCTTCAAGCATCTGGGGTCAAGTGTAGCGCG AACAATAAGGAAACTGCAAATCTTTTGGAAAGTGTGTTGAAGCAGCCTGATCAATCTGCGGAACAATAA
- the pri-1 gene encoding DNA primase small subunit (Confirmed by transcript evidence), with protein MSYNSIRLPQDLPIYYKNFFPVKPFTKWLRYGQNNGDYFNRREFAFILADDVHIRYRSYNDEHAFFKALSSTNPEKLDIGAVYNHEPINNKRHTDYQAVERELVFDIDLTDYDPVRNCCKDATVCPKCWKFMVLAVKILDFQLEDMFDFKARMWVFSGRRGVHCWVGDKKARMLNNYQRSAIATRLNLFKKNGQCEVTEGRAKMTKVPPIVRDAFNVALKDGVFEKMIYDQGWLDKEDFITEYKFMSEVGRDDLRSLSETYKTPQERWNMIRGLFDDDYRKSLSPKDGLLDFKMQGRDRNYLLYFVLQRCYPRLDVNVSTGTNHLLKSPFCIHPKTGNVAVPLNVGKIEEFDVSKCPRIDHVVEELSSLLAERGNDENEDSKNRKFLAYKHGALAPYVENFEKFVSACIS; from the exons atgtctTATAACTCCATCAGACTTCCACAAGATTTGCCAATATACTACAAAAACTTCTTCCCAGTCAAACCATTCACAAAATGGCTCCGCTACGGACAAA atAACGGAGACTATTTCAACCGCCGAGAATTCGCATTCATTCTGGCAGATGACGTTCATATCAGATATCGTAGTTACAATGACGAACACGCATTTTTCAAAGCACTTTCAAGTACTAACCCGGAAAAACTTGATATTGGAGCTGTCTACAATCACGAGCCAATTAATAACAAGAGACATACAGATTATCAAGCTGTGGAACGAGAATTGGTTTTTGATATCGATTTGACCGACTACGATCCAGTTCGTAATTGTTGCAA agatgcCACCGTCTGCCCAAAATGCTGGAAATTCATGGTTCTCGCTGTTAAAATCTTGGATTTCCAACTGGAAGATATGTTCGATTTCAAAGCACGAATGTGGGTCTTCTCTGGTAGACGTGGAGTACATTGTTGGGTCGGTGACAAAAAAGCGAGGATGTTGAACAATTATCAAAGATCTGCAATCGCGACCAGACTCAATTTGTTCAAG aaaaatggcCAATGTGAGGTGACTGAAGGTCGGGCCAAAATGACGAAAGTTCCGCCGATTGTGCGTGACGCGTTTAACGTTGCATTGAAAGATGGAGTTTTCGAGAAGATGATCTATGACCAGGGATGGCTGGATAAGGAAGATTTTATCACAGAGTACAAGTTTATGTCAGAAGTAGGCAGAGATGACTTGCGTAGCCTTTCCGAGACTTACAAAACTCCACAAGAACGCTGGAACATGATTCGTGGGCTTTTTGATGACGACTATCGCAAATCGCTTTCTCCGAAGGACGGTCTTCTCGATTTT aaaatgcaaGGTCGCGACCGAAATTATCTTCTCTACTTTGTTCTTCAACGATGCTATCCACGTCTTGATGTTAATGTATCTACAg GAACAAATCACTTGCTCAAATCCCCATTCTGCATTCATCCAAAGACCGGAAACGTTGCAGTTCCTCTGAATGTCGGTAAAATTGAAGAGTTCGATGTAAGCAAATGTCCTCGAATTGA TCATGTCGTGGAAGAGTTGAGCAGTCTTTTGGCTGAACGAGGAAACGACGAGAACGAGGATTCGAAGAATCGAAAATTCCTGGCGTACAAGCATGGAGCTCTCGCACCTTAcgttgaaaactttgaaaagtttgtATCGGCTTGCATTTCATAA
- the pri-1 gene encoding DNA primase small subunit (Confirmed by transcript evidence), whose protein sequence is MQGRDRNYLLYFVLQRCYPRLDVNVSTGTNHLLKSPFCIHPKTGNVAVPLNVGKIEEFDVSKCPRIDHVVEELSSLLAERGNDENEDSKNRKFLAYKHGALAPYVENFEKFVSACIS, encoded by the exons atgcaaGGTCGCGACCGAAATTATCTTCTCTACTTTGTTCTTCAACGATGCTATCCACGTCTTGATGTTAATGTATCTACAg GAACAAATCACTTGCTCAAATCCCCATTCTGCATTCATCCAAAGACCGGAAACGTTGCAGTTCCTCTGAATGTCGGTAAAATTGAAGAGTTCGATGTAAGCAAATGTCCTCGAATTGA TCATGTCGTGGAAGAGTTGAGCAGTCTTTTGGCTGAACGAGGAAACGACGAGAACGAGGATTCGAAGAATCGAAAATTCCTGGCGTACAAGCATGGAGCTCTCGCACCTTAcgttgaaaactttgaaaagtttgtATCGGCTTGCATTTCATAA
- the F58A4.6 gene encoding DUF4807 domain-containing protein (Confirmed by transcript evidence), which translates to MNSIKHSTEIPSTSTQSLVFEFTNLDDLYGFLNILQCREEYSFAQIRAFYNIPVDKKLLVNIQVKNPAQNLDYAWERRLKHHFRYMLDLEKLMWNLSTLGGAYSAMGDFDANYAKVAAKITAHQINLAKKYGDPVILARCYLYTALAEAQLGNLSHAVNIVRAIYHWAKQNPNTDIVQRCCEGVYQKLRAIHIFGKASSNK; encoded by the exons ATGAATTCAATAAAACATTCTACGGAAATTCCATCGACCA GTACCCAATCACTAGTATTCGAATTCACGAATTTGGACGATTTGTAcggatttttgaatattctccAGTGTCGTGAAGAATATTCGTTTGCTCAAATACGTGCCTTCTATAATATTCCCGTCGATAAG AAACTTCTTGTCAACATCCAAGTGAAAAATCCGGCACAAAATCTCGATTATGCTTGGGAAAGACGTTTGAAACACCATTTCCGATACATGCTTGATCTCGAAAAGCTCATGTGGAACTTGTCTACTCTAGGTGGCGCTTATTCAGCTATGGGAGATTTCGATGCAAATTAT GCGAAAGTCGCTGCAAAAATTACTGCTCATCAAATCAACTTAGCGAAAAAATATGGAGATCCAGTTATTCTTGCACGATGCTACCTGTATACCGCCCTCGCAGAAGCACAACTCGGAAATCTCTCGCATGCTGTTAATATTGTTAG AGCAATTTATCACTGGGCCAAACAGAATCCGAACACGGATATTGTACAAAGATGCTGCGAAGGAGTCTATCAGAAGCTTCGAGCTATTCATATTTTCGGAAAAGCTAGTTCGAACAAGTga
- the hcp-3 gene encoding Histone H3-like centromeric protein hcp-3 (Confirmed by transcript evidence) has product MADDTPIIEEIAEQNESVTRIMQRLKHDMQRVTSVPGFNTSAAGVNDLIDILNQYKKELEDDAANDYTEAHIHKIRLVTGKRNQYVLKLKQAEDEYHARKEQARRRASSMDFTVGRNSTNLVDYSHGRHHMPSYRRHDSSDEENYSMDGTNGDGNRAGPSNPDRGNRTGPSSSDRVRMRAGRNRVTKTRRYRPGQKALEEIRKYQKTEDLLIQKAPFARLVREIMQTSTPFGADCRIRSDAISALQEAAEAFLVEMFEGSSLISTHAKRVTLMTTDIQLYRRLCLRHL; this is encoded by the exons ATGGCCGATGACACCCCAATTATTGAGGAAATCGCCGAGCAAAATGAGAGCGTCACAAGGATCATGCAACGTCTCAAACATGACATGCAAAG AGTCACTTCAGTGCCGGGATTCAACACAAGCGCCGCAGGTGTCAACGATTTGATCGACATTCTGAACCAGTATAAGAAGGAGCTTGAGGATGATGCAGCCAACGACTACACTGAAGCGCACATCCACAAAATTCGATTGGTCACAGGCAAACGGAATCAATATGTCTTGAAGTTGAAGCAAGCCGAAGACGAATATCACGCGCGAAAAGAGCAAGCTCGGAGAAGAGCTTCGTCTATGGATTTCACG gtcGGCAGAAATTCCACGAATCTTGTCGATTACTCCCACGGCCGTCATCATATGCCCTCATACCGTCGACACGATAGCTCCGACGAAGAAAACTATTCTATGGATGGAACAAATGGCGATGGAAATAGAGCTGGCCCATCGAACCCCGATCGTGGTAATAGAACTGGCCCATCGAGCTCCGATCGCGTGCGGATGAGAGCCGGAAGGAACAGAGTCACCAAAACGAGACGTTATAGACCGGGCCAGAAGGCATTGGAAGAGATCCGCAAGTACCAAAAAACTGAAGACCTTCTGATTCAAAAG gcTCCGTTCGCACGCCTCGTCCGCGAAATTATGCAGACTTCCACTCCATTTGGCGCCGACTGCCGTATTCGTTCTGACGCCATCAGTGCTCTTCAAGAAGCGGCGGAAGCATTTTTGGTCGAAATGTTCGAAGGATCGTCTCTTATATCCACCCATGCGAAACGTGTCACACTCATGACAACGGATATTCAGTTATACAGACGTCTCTGCCTTCGACATCTCTGA